One Roseomonas sp. OT10 DNA segment encodes these proteins:
- a CDS encoding 3-keto-5-aminohexanoate cleavage protein, whose translation MTPVVIAVAITGSVPRKRDNPAVPVTPAEQVESTHAAFEAGASLVHIHVRSPDESPSSDPALFAQVQEGVRKHCPGMVIQFSTGGRGRDPAARGNALELRPDMASLSTGSVNFPTIVYENPASLVTDLATKMQTHRVRPEIEVFDLSHIHAARRLVDEGRMDARPHVQFVMGVRNAMPAEEHLLDLLLAETRRVLPQATWTAAGIGASQARVMEWVLQRGGDGLRTGLEDNIRITRERLASSNAELVQLAVEAAARHDRRPATPAEARQMLGLGAAA comes from the coding sequence ATGACCCCCGTCGTTATCGCCGTCGCAATCACCGGCTCGGTGCCGCGCAAGCGTGACAACCCTGCGGTGCCCGTGACTCCGGCCGAGCAGGTGGAATCAACCCATGCCGCCTTCGAGGCCGGGGCAAGCCTGGTGCACATCCATGTCCGCAGCCCCGATGAGAGCCCGTCTTCCGACCCCGCGCTCTTTGCTCAGGTGCAGGAAGGCGTGCGTAAGCACTGCCCGGGGATGGTAATCCAGTTCTCGACCGGCGGGCGCGGGCGCGACCCGGCAGCGCGTGGAAATGCGCTGGAACTGCGGCCGGACATGGCATCGCTCTCCACCGGCTCGGTCAATTTCCCCACGATCGTTTACGAGAACCCGGCCTCGCTGGTCACGGACCTGGCGACCAAGATGCAGACTCACCGCGTGCGACCGGAGATCGAGGTGTTCGACCTCTCCCATATCCATGCGGCGCGGCGGCTTGTCGACGAAGGACGGATGGACGCACGCCCGCATGTGCAGTTCGTGATGGGCGTGCGCAACGCCATGCCGGCTGAGGAGCACCTGCTGGACCTCCTGCTGGCCGAGACCCGCCGCGTGCTGCCGCAGGCCACCTGGACCGCTGCCGGCATCGGCGCCAGTCAGGCGCGGGTCATGGAATGGGTGCTGCAACGCGGCGGCGACGGGCTGCGCACGGGGTTGGAAGACAATATCCGTATCACCCGCGAGCGGCTGGCCAGCAGCAATGCCGAGCTGGTGCAACTGGCCGTGGAGGCCGCGGCCCGCCACGACCGCCGCCCCGCCACCCCGGCGGAAGCCCGGCAGATGCTGGGGCTGGGCGCGGCCGCATGA